The window TGCTGCAGCAAGCTGGAAAACAACACAGTGCGAGAGGTTTGCTTGATGACTGGAAGTGTTGTCAGTCACGGTCCATGGTTTGATGATGTGTTTCTGTCGCTGTGTACCTCTGCAGGGAACGGTTTTGTTAACCCCAGGGGCTCTCCGGGCCTCCTCAGCACACCCAGCGGCAATGGCCTGGGTAAAGTCATGCCCACCAAGTCTCCACCACCCCCTGGAGGGAACATGGGAATGGGAGGCCGCAAGCCAGACCTAAGGGTTGTTATCCCTCCATCTAGCAAAGGGATGATGCCCCCACTGGTGAGTACAGAACACACCACTGCACACAAGTATCACTAGCTGAAGTACCCTCAAATATCTCTGCTGCAGGGCAGAGTGGAGCATTGTTTAGTGTCTTATTCAGACTTTCTTTGCAGAATGTTTTGTAGGACTTTGCCTACACACGTTTTTGATGTTATCACATCAGTGTAGCATGCCATGCTAGTGAGGTTGTCACCTCACCAAGAACTGTATTTTTCTACAAAGTGCGACTCACTTACAGTAGGCAGGCGAAATCTGTGCCTCTTGTGCCACGCTCTTCTCACACCCATTAAAATGTGGACGGAGCAAAGAATCTGCAGCCCAGGTGTCATAACTCTCACTcaattattcacatttaaatgaGAGGCTTTctctaattataataatgaagGTGCACAGCACGCTGACCACAGTGAACACCTGGGGCTACGCTAGACTCTTCCGTTCATAAATCAGCATTCAAAAATAATGTAAGTGGGGGATTTTCAATAGGCCAATAAATTTACTATCTGCTGTTGACAGCAGCAGGAGCCACTCCAGGAAAATGATTGTGTTTGGTAAATACACTTTGGGTTACTGTGGGTGCTTCTCTTTTCCAAGCCTCAACTAGCATGGAGCAGTGTTCAAACAACTGTGTGGTGCGATGTTGGCATGTGGAATCATTAGAGCAGGACCGGTTGTGTTGTAAGAGGTCTGAAACAGGTTaggcagagagggaggtggGTTCAGTTCTCCTCTGAGCCATGAAGTATTTTAGACTGGTACAGGCTGTAGAGGGTGCTGGCTGTAGCAGGTCTGCAGACAGCCTGTCATTAGGCCATAATGgtattaaattaatcacatcTCAGTGTGACAGAGTGTAGATGAAGACTTAATCAGGGGCCCAGGGTGTGAGCCAGATAATATCTTGTCGCCCTTGTCGTGTCTTCCTGCAGCTATTGATTGAGTGTGGGTATTAAGACAGCCCTGGCCTGGTCGCAGTATGTCCCACAGCACAGAAAAAGATAGAAGATGGGCTTTTGGTTCTAGCACAGTACATGACAAGAACAAGATTGATTCAAAATGTAGAGTACCATGCAGTCACTGTAGGTAGAAAGAATTATAGAAATATTATCTGTAATTTCTTATGATTATGGGTTGATTATGGTGTCGCATTCAGAATCAGACGAGTGTTAGCCTTACTCTACTTTTTGTTCCTGACTTCACTGGCTTTTTCAAGATTTTACTTCTTCTTCGTTTACTGGTTAAAAACTTTGTAGCCCAACAAACTACTGCTTCAGAACTCATCATTCACGCATGGTTGGAGAATTGTGGCAACATATTGAAGTTAATCTGGTGCTTATGCTTTGGACAAAATGGTTCATGAGTATCACAACAGACATAAAATGAGTGGGTTTTTACAACGACTGCAGCAGTCATCCACACTTTTATATTCCTTGTTGTGCCTTTTAAAGTCTAGACAGGTGGAACTATTTTCCAGAGCGATTTATAGTCGCTCTGCTTCTTTTCTGTAACTCtgcctctcttcttttcttctgttgaGGGCAgtcggaggaggaggaaatggatTTGGTGAGTTGTGACAAATGCCTGGGCAAATGGCTGAAATGTGAACATGCTTCCGGTAATCACACATGCTAGACTAAAGGCAGTGCTGAAACCGGAGATTGGCTCTCAGAACTGCCAAGAATAATAAATTCTAAAAAACGTTTTGTCACTGCATGTTTTGGGTTTGGCCTGTGAAAATTGCCTCAGCCTGTTAAATTGGCTCCATTCCCTACACGTCAATGTTGGTCATATACCACAAGGAGTTTGTCTGTAAgcgtgtgtttgagtgtgtgaaagagaaaaagatagTCAGTGCTTTAACTATTATAATTATTGTAGTCACAGTCTAAAAAGTTTTACAGTTAAAAGACTGTTCagtacaaaatataaataatttatactttttctaAGGAAGAGAAGATTACATCATCTTAAATGATGTCATTCTGTGAAATACTCGGGTTTGGTGAAGTCATCTGGCTGGAGAGTGTTGGAACAATGCAAGGAAGCCATCAACTAGATCATGATGCCATGCTGCTTCAAACGTAACCACTGGCAGCTGCACATATGTTTGTTACATTATATACTGAGGATTTGTTTTAGTATTGTTCTAAGCTACGTCTGCATTTGATTAGTGTAgttggagtgtgtgtttttctagcTCGCAACTTACTTCGCTGCATGACCACACCGTGTTGTGTAGGTGTGGACTGCATGACAGTCACTGCACTATAAACCGCTAGAGATTGACGTCACTCTGCGAAATGTGTAATTGATGTTATCCCTTTGTACCCTCTCAGTTATGAGTTGTTTAGTTGATCACTAGACTCACTTGGTTTGACTCACTCTGAATGTTTGCATTAGAAGCACTAGCAGCCTTGTTCTTTATTGTGGTGCACTATCCCTTTAATAATATCACTTTTCAAGTCTAACGAAGTTAAactctgtaataaaaaataGATTCAGTAAACTAATAAATCCTTTGTGCCTCAAGTTGCATGTTAAAGACTACATCTGTTGTCCACTTTAGATTGATGGAATGgatgaaatatttattgtaaataCTAAAATCCACCTAACTTTTTATAGGTACATGGTAATCATTTTGGTGCAGGGTAAATTCACAAGTATAGTTGCAGTTTTCTGTATACAAACACATATGTATACACATTTTAGTGGATTGTATTTCTGAATACATTCATAGAATTCCCATATGAAACCACAAAATCacttatttgatattttatgctttgtttttatcatctattttgGCATCTTTGTCAAAACAGATTTTAATATggtaaacaacataaacagaaagACCAGAATATTGACTGCCATGAAACTACACCACCACCTTGTGGTAACTTTTATTATAACACATTCATCCCTGGTGGTAGTGAATTCCCATATGAAACCACAAAATCacttatttgatattttgtgctttgtttttatcatctattttgGCATCCTTGTCAAAACAGATTTTAATATggtaaacaacataaacagaaaaaccAGAATATTGACTGCCATGAAACTACACCACCACCTTGTGCTAACACTTATTATAACACATTCATCCCTGATTACCTCAATATGTACACTAAATACCATCTGAAAGAAATTGCAGGCTTTGGAATAAATGCCATAAATgataagaaaacacacattgttTGGTATTATTGTGTGGTGTTTTTTGAATGCTGTATTTTGGACTTATgaattttttattgttttttgtgttttgcagaaCACCCAGAGGATAAGCAGCTCCCAGTCCACCCAGCCGCTGGCCACTCCAGTAGTGTCTGTCACCACCCCCAGCTTACCCCCACAGGGCCTGGCCTACTCAGGCATGCCCACCTCCTACAACCCTGCTGGTGAGTCTggcctctctctcccctcagaGTGAAAACAACGGTCTCAGCCGTGATTGTTTGTACTACACACTGGTGGTTCCTGCTCCTTTCTCAGTGGCACACAGTGTTGTAAATGAAACGTTAGTGAGTTCTCACTGTGTGtggctgcttttgtttttacagagtACTCCCTGAATAGTGCAGAGATCACCTCCCTACAGGGCTTCGGCTCTCCTGGGCTCTCACTGGGATCCATGTCGGCATGGCAACAGCATCAACTGGGCCAGGCAGCTCTTAATTCTTTGGTGTGAGTAACACCCTTCCAAACAAAGGCACACTCTCCAGACGCCCTCACATAAAAGCAACACCCACTGTGCTCTGTGATATCATGCTGAATCACACATCTACATATTCCTGGATTTTCGCATTGCTGCATCTCACTTTTGTTGTCTCCTTTTTGAACTGAACACAATATATTCTGCTTATCTTTTCGACAGTGGTGGAGGTCACCTACCTCAGGGCTCCAACCTCTCCATCAGCACCAGCCAGAGCATAAACATCAAGTCCGAGCCCATCTCGCCGCCACGGGAGCGTGTCACCCCCTCTGGCTTCCCCCCTCAGCAGCCGCAGCAAGGCTCCAGCCGACAGGAAGTTCTGGGACGTTCACCTGCTGACAGCCTCAGCTCCTCCTGTAGCTCTTATGATGGCAGCGATCGTGAGGACCACCGGCCAGACTTCCACTCCCCGCTGGGGCTGGGCAGACCTCCGGCTGGATCTGAGGACAGGGAGAGCCCCTCAGTCAAGCGCCTGCGCATGGACACATGGGTGACATAAAGAGCCCCGGTCGAGCCTCCAGTCACCAGCCagtcagagagagggaggggttAGACATGGA is drawn from Thunnus thynnus chromosome 5, fThuThy2.1, whole genome shotgun sequence and contains these coding sequences:
- the mef2aa gene encoding myocyte enhancer factor 2aa isoform X5, translating into MGRKKIQITRIMDERNRQVTFTKRKFGLMKKAYELSVLCDCEIALIIFNSSNKLFQYASTDMDKVLLKYTEYNEPHESRTNSDIVEALNKKEHRGCDSPDPDASYVLTPHTEEKYKKINEEFDNMMRNHKIPTALPQQNFSMHVAVPVSNPNAMYQPGGTLGSQALAAATASLSDSGMLSPPQASLHRNVGSSGGPQRPTSAGSAGNGFVNPRGSPGLLSTPSGNGLGKVMPTKSPPPPGGNMGMGGRKPDLRVVIPPSSKGMMPPLSEEEEMDLNTQRISSSQSTQPLATPVVSVTTPSLPPQGLAYSGMPTSYNPAEYSLNSAEITSLQGFGSPGLSLGSMSAWQQHQLGQAALNSLVGGGHLPQGSNLSISTSQSINIKSEPISPPRERVTPSGFPPQQPQQGSSRQEVLGRSPADSLSSSCSSYDGSDREDHRPDFHSPLGLGRPPAGSEDRESPSVKRLRMDTWVT
- the mef2aa gene encoding myocyte enhancer factor 2aa isoform X6 — translated: MGRKKIQITRIMDERNRQVTFTKRKFGLMKKAYELSVLCDCEIALIIFNSSNKLFQYASTDMDKVLLKYTEYNEPHESRTNSDIVEKLRNKGHNDCASPDPDDCFGHSPLMDDHFGKLSEESDLMYKRCGPTALPQQNFSMHVAVPVSNPNAMYQPGGTLGSQALAAATASLSDSGMLSPPQASLHRNVGSSGGPQRPTSAGSAGNGFVNPRGSPGLLSTPSGNGLGKVMPTKSPPPPGGNMGMGGRKPDLRVVIPPSSKGMMPPLSEEEEMDLNTQRISSSQSTQPLATPVVSVTTPSLPPQGLAYSGMPTSYNPAEYSLNSAEITSLQGFGSPGLSLGSMSAWQQHQLGQAALNSLVGGGHLPQGSNLSISTSQSINIKSEPISPPRERVTPSGFPPQQPQQGSSRQEVLGRSPADSLSSSCSSYDGSDREDHRPDFHSPLGLGRPPAGSEDRESPSVKRLRMDTWVT
- the mef2aa gene encoding myocyte enhancer factor 2aa isoform X7; translated protein: MGRKKIQITRIMDERNRQVTFTKRKFGLMKKAYELSVLCDCEIALIIFNSSNKLFQYASTDMDKVLLKYTEYNEPHESRTNSDIVEALNKKEHRGCDSPDPDASYVLTPHTEEKYKKINEEFDNMMRNHKIPTALPQQNFSMHVAVPVSNPNAMYQPGGTLGSQALAAATASLSDSGMLSPPQASLHRNVGSSGGPQRPTSAGSAGNGFVNPRGSPGLLSTPSGNGLGKVMPTKSPPPPGGNMGMGGRKPDLRVVIPPSSKGMMPPLNTQRISSSQSTQPLATPVVSVTTPSLPPQGLAYSGMPTSYNPAEYSLNSAEITSLQGFGSPGLSLGSMSAWQQHQLGQAALNSLVGGGHLPQGSNLSISTSQSINIKSEPISPPRERVTPSGFPPQQPQQGSSRQEVLGRSPADSLSSSCSSYDGSDREDHRPDFHSPLGLGRPPAGSEDRESPSVKRLRMDTWVT
- the mef2aa gene encoding myocyte enhancer factor 2aa isoform X3, coding for MGRKKIQITRIMDERNRQVTFTKRKFGLMKKAYELSVLCDCEIALIIFNSSNKLFQYASTDMDKVLLKYTEYNEPHESRTNSDIVEALNKKEHRGCDSPDPDASYVLTPHTEEKYKKINEEFDNMMRNHKIPTALPQQNFSMHVAVPVSNPNAMYQPGGTLGSQALAAATASLSDSGMLSPPQASLHRNVGSSGGPQRPTSAGSAGGILDTTDLSVPSGVGCSPAGNGFVNPRGSPGLLSTPSGNGLGKVMPTKSPPPPGGNMGMGGRKPDLRVVIPPSSKGMMPPLNTQRISSSQSTQPLATPVVSVTTPSLPPQGLAYSGMPTSYNPAEYSLNSAEITSLQGFGSPGLSLGSMSAWQQHQLGQAALNSLVGGGHLPQGSNLSISTSQSINIKSEPISPPRERVTPSGFPPQQPQQGSSRQEVLGRSPADSLSSSCSSYDGSDREDHRPDFHSPLGLGRPPAGSEDRESPSVKRLRMDTWVT
- the mef2aa gene encoding myocyte enhancer factor 2aa isoform X4 codes for the protein MGRKKIQITRIMDERNRQVTFTKRKFGLMKKAYELSVLCDCEIALIIFNSSNKLFQYASTDMDKVLLKYTEYNEPHESRTNSDIVEKLRNKGHNDCASPDPDDCFGHSPLMDDHFGKLSEESDLMYKRCGPTALPQQNFSMHVAVPVSNPNAMYQPGGTLGSQALAAATASLSDSGMLSPPQASLHRNVGSSGGPQRPTSAGSAGGILDTTDLSVPSGVGCSPAGNGFVNPRGSPGLLSTPSGNGLGKVMPTKSPPPPGGNMGMGGRKPDLRVVIPPSSKGMMPPLNTQRISSSQSTQPLATPVVSVTTPSLPPQGLAYSGMPTSYNPAEYSLNSAEITSLQGFGSPGLSLGSMSAWQQHQLGQAALNSLVGGGHLPQGSNLSISTSQSINIKSEPISPPRERVTPSGFPPQQPQQGSSRQEVLGRSPADSLSSSCSSYDGSDREDHRPDFHSPLGLGRPPAGSEDRESPSVKRLRMDTWVT
- the mef2aa gene encoding myocyte enhancer factor 2aa isoform X2, translating into MGRKKIQITRIMDERNRQVTFTKRKFGLMKKAYELSVLCDCEIALIIFNSSNKLFQYASTDMDKVLLKYTEYNEPHESRTNSDIVEKLRNKGHNDCASPDPDDCFGHSPLMDDHFGKLSEESDLMYKRCGPTALPQQNFSMHVAVPVSNPNAMYQPGGTLGSQALAAATASLSDSGMLSPPQASLHRNVGSSGGPQRPTSAGSAGGILDTTDLSVPSGVGCSPAGNGFVNPRGSPGLLSTPSGNGLGKVMPTKSPPPPGGNMGMGGRKPDLRVVIPPSSKGMMPPLSEEEEMDLNTQRISSSQSTQPLATPVVSVTTPSLPPQGLAYSGMPTSYNPAEYSLNSAEITSLQGFGSPGLSLGSMSAWQQHQLGQAALNSLVGGGHLPQGSNLSISTSQSINIKSEPISPPRERVTPSGFPPQQPQQGSSRQEVLGRSPADSLSSSCSSYDGSDREDHRPDFHSPLGLGRPPAGSEDRESPSVKRLRMDTWVT
- the mef2aa gene encoding myocyte enhancer factor 2aa isoform X1, whose amino-acid sequence is MGRKKIQITRIMDERNRQVTFTKRKFGLMKKAYELSVLCDCEIALIIFNSSNKLFQYASTDMDKVLLKYTEYNEPHESRTNSDIVEALNKKEHRGCDSPDPDASYVLTPHTEEKYKKINEEFDNMMRNHKIPTALPQQNFSMHVAVPVSNPNAMYQPGGTLGSQALAAATASLSDSGMLSPPQASLHRNVGSSGGPQRPTSAGSAGGILDTTDLSVPSGVGCSPAGNGFVNPRGSPGLLSTPSGNGLGKVMPTKSPPPPGGNMGMGGRKPDLRVVIPPSSKGMMPPLSEEEEMDLNTQRISSSQSTQPLATPVVSVTTPSLPPQGLAYSGMPTSYNPAEYSLNSAEITSLQGFGSPGLSLGSMSAWQQHQLGQAALNSLVGGGHLPQGSNLSISTSQSINIKSEPISPPRERVTPSGFPPQQPQQGSSRQEVLGRSPADSLSSSCSSYDGSDREDHRPDFHSPLGLGRPPAGSEDRESPSVKRLRMDTWVT
- the mef2aa gene encoding myocyte enhancer factor 2aa isoform X8 yields the protein MGRKKIQITRIMDERNRQVTFTKRKFGLMKKAYELSVLCDCEIALIIFNSSNKLFQYASTDMDKVLLKYTEYNEPHESRTNSDIVEKLRNKGHNDCASPDPDDCFGHSPLMDDHFGKLSEESDLMYKRCGPTALPQQNFSMHVAVPVSNPNAMYQPGGTLGSQALAAATASLSDSGMLSPPQASLHRNVGSSGGPQRPTSAGSAGNGFVNPRGSPGLLSTPSGNGLGKVMPTKSPPPPGGNMGMGGRKPDLRVVIPPSSKGMMPPLNTQRISSSQSTQPLATPVVSVTTPSLPPQGLAYSGMPTSYNPAEYSLNSAEITSLQGFGSPGLSLGSMSAWQQHQLGQAALNSLVGGGHLPQGSNLSISTSQSINIKSEPISPPRERVTPSGFPPQQPQQGSSRQEVLGRSPADSLSSSCSSYDGSDREDHRPDFHSPLGLGRPPAGSEDRESPSVKRLRMDTWVT